Within Candidatus Hydrogenedentota bacterium, the genomic segment CCCGGATCTTCTCTCCCAGACGGTGGGCCTGTTCCAGTGTGTCTTCGGATGGGGCAACCCCCTTGTGCTCTTCGATGAAGTCGATATAGGCGTCGACCAGGAGTCGGTTCTCGGTCACCCCTGCCTGCTGCAAGGCCTTAAACAAGGCCAGCGCGGAATCCAAGTCGCCCGCTTCGACTTCCTCGCGAGCCTGCGCATAGGCTTGCTTCGGATCCGCAATCGCCGCACCCTCCGGTGTTACATTCCAGCGTTGAACGAGTTGCCCGGACAGTAATAGCAGAATTAGGGCAAGCGCCAGGGCGCAGCCCGCAAGCAATAGACGCCGCGATCCACCTTTGCGGACAACCCTGCGGCGTGACCTGGTGTCTATCTGCTCGTTTCCTTCCAGCGCACCAATGGCCGTACGCAGCTCCGCCAGGAATTCTTCTGCGGAAGGGTAGCGGTCTCCCGGATCGTGCGCGGTCGCTTTGTCGACAATATCCACGACAATGCCCGGAAGGCCCGGGCAGCGTTCTCCAAGTGGTATGCGATCGTTACGGCGAATCTTTTCGATGATCTGCCCCGAGGTCGTTCCCACAAAAGGTCTATCTCCGCAGAGCAACTCATACATGGTTACGCCGAGGGAGAAAATGTCGCTCCGGCTGTCGACGGAACCTGCCGAAGCCTGCTCTGGCGACATATAGGGTGGGGAACCGCTCAGACCACCAGCGAGGGTGAACTCACCCTCTTCCTCGGAGAGATGCGCGAGTCCGAAGTCCGCCAATTTCGCGGAGCCTTTATCCGCTTCAAGGAGTATGTTGGCCGGTTTGATGTCCCGGTGGAGAATTCCCGCTTTATGCGCTGCGGAGAGCGCCGCCGCGCAATCGGCGACAATCCCGAGCGCCTTAAGAACGGGAAGTCCGTTGGGATGTTGCTTCAGCAGATTCTCGGCGCTCGTCTCCACGAATTCGAGAACGATGTAACTCTGGGACCCCAGTTCGCCCCACTCGTAGACCTCAACAATGGCGGCCTCCTTTGAGAGCGCCGCCAGTGCACGTGCTTCCCTTTCAAACAGGGTGCGCCGGCGCGCGTCGAGCGGATTGTGAAGAAACTTGATGGCAACAAAGCGAGCCAACTTCAGATCGCGCGCCTTGTAAACAGCACCAAAGCCACCGCGCCCCAATACCTCAATGATCTCGAAATTGCCAAGTCTCCGATTGAGCATGGAGTCGGCATCGGCTATCGTGGAGGAGACATTGGTCGGAGGCTGAATGGCCTCCCCGGGCTTCGGTGGTGTGCCCCCATCTGGATCCGTAATATGCGTGGAATCAATTTCCAAAGCTACCTCCCGTCACGCTACGAATCATATCAGATTCCAAGCGTCGCTTTTGAAACCGCCACTCCCCTTACTATAAGACCACACAGCCCCGCCAAATGTCCACTATAGGCAAGCATGACCGAAAACAGTACACAGTTCGTCGAGAAGCCAAGTCGGAGGTTGCTGTGGTGATACTGGACGGATTGTACCCATGACCTGGACTGAATCGTCCGCTGCCGGTCCCCGCCAACCATAAAGTAATCATTAAAGACTAAAGCAACATGCTTTAGTGTGCGACTCTAGCTTTACTTTTGGCTCCTTTCCTGGCCCGAAAATCGGATTAAGCATACCCGAAAGTTCCCGCCCCCAGGAAAAAGGCGCACGGGGATTGGGCCAATCACGCCCAATCCATTTGGAATAGATTTTGCTGATGAACCCATTCGCCCTCTTGATTGCCTGATGCCAATCCATGTACTCTCCAAATCAATTCCTAACACTTGTAATTGTAATACCAGACCAGCGAACAC encodes:
- a CDS encoding serine/threonine protein kinase, whose product is MEIDSTHITDPDGGTPPKPGEAIQPPTNVSSTIADADSMLNRRLGNFEIIEVLGRGGFGAVYKARDLKLARFVAIKFLHNPLDARRRTLFEREARALAALSKEAAIVEVYEWGELGSQSYIVLEFVETSAENLLKQHPNGLPVLKALGIVADCAAALSAAHKAGILHRDIKPANILLEADKGSAKLADFGLAHLSEEEGEFTLAGGLSGSPPYMSPEQASAGSVDSRSDIFSLGVTMYELLCGDRPFVGTTSGQIIEKIRRNDRIPLGERCPGLPGIVVDIVDKATAHDPGDRYPSAEEFLAELRTAIGALEGNEQIDTRSRRRVVRKGGSRRLLLAGCALALALILLLLSGQLVQRWNVTPEGAAIADPKQAYAQAREEVEAGDLDSALALFKALQQAGVTENRLLVDAYIDFIEEHKGVAPSEDTLEQAHRLGEKIRARESDPVKYDGWTSRPLSFFLLPREPEKSNYLEQNGVAQVFDQALDAAFRASSSIEYLDRKNIRALIAEQTLSADLSTESGRLQLGNFVGARLMVAGSFLQLTPQSKERFRLEVTDVETTKIIPAASLDVDTFLSVDDLLLAAADSLVAALEHAYPAQGRIFRDKNTLVLNIGQDVGLQQGQRFDVRPDVEGPPLEGVVVVVNGSPGPSRTMVTIEGADLESVPANADDAWYVRRLQESEVQ